Below is a genomic region from Streptomyces sp. NBC_00461.
GGCGCCCTCGCTGATCCAGCCGACCCGGTCGTTGATCGCGTGCAACCCCGGTAACAGCAGGTCACGCCGGTTCCGGGCGGCCCGGCCGCCGCGCGCCCACCTCAGATCGGCGTCGGAGCGGTCAGCACCCTCCCACGAGGACTCCGGGAGGCCCAACAGGGCGTCCACAGCGGCCCGTTCGTCGTCCGTCGGCTTGCTGTCGCCGAAGTGCAGGTCCACCACATCACCTCACGATGGTCGCGACCGGGAGCTTCTCGATCCGGATCGCCGACGCCTTGAACTCCGCCGTCCCCGCGATCGGACAGTTCGCCTCGATCGTCAGCTGGTTGGTGTCCACCTCGTCGGGAAAGTGCATGGTCATGAAGGCGAGCCCGGGCCTGAGCGCCGTGTCGATCCAGACGGGCGCCACGACCGCGCCCCGCCGCGAGGACACCTGGACCTCCTCGCCGACGACGACCCCGTAGCGTTCGGCGTCCTCGGGGCACAGCTCGATGTACTCGCCGCGCCGCAGCGGGGAGGCGTAACCGCCGCTCTGCACACCGGTGTTGTAGGAGTCGAGGCGCCGCCCCGTGGTCAGCCGGATCGGGTAATCCTCGTCCGTGAGGTCCACGGGCGGATCGTGCTGCACGATCCCGAAGGGCGCCGGCATTCCGCGCCGTGCGGGGTCCTTCTCCCACAACCGGCCGTGCAGATACGTCGGTTCGAGCCCGTCGGTGCTCGGGCACGGCCACTGGATGCCCTGGTGCTGCGCCAGGCGTTCGTACGTCATCCCGTAGTGGTCCGGCGAGACGGACCTCAGCTCGTTCCACACGGCCTCGGCGTCGGCGTACTTCCAGTCGTGGCCGAGACGCGCCGCCAGTTCACAGAGGATGTCGATGTCCTCGCGGGCCTCACCGGGCGGGGTCACCGCGGCCCGCACCCGCTGAACCCGCCGCTCGCTGTTGGTCGTTGTGCCGTCGGTCTCCGCCCAGCCGGCGGTCGCCGGCAGCACCACGTCCGCCAGCTCGGCCGTCCTGGTGAGGAAGATGTCCTGCACGACGAGGAAGTCGAGGGCCTGGAAACGTCGTACGGCCTGCTCGCTGTCCGCCTCCGACTGCGCCGGGTTCTCGCCGATGCAGTAGACCGCACCGAGCGTGCCTTCCTCCATCGCCTCGAACATCTCCGTCAGGGTCAGCCCGTAGTGGGGCTGGATGACGGTGTCCCAGGCCGACTCGAACTTCAGCCGGGTGTCGGGGTCGAGGATGTCCTGGAAGCCGGGCAGGCGGTTGGGGATCGCGCCCATGTCGCCGCCGCCCTGCACGTTGTTCTGGCCGCGCAGCGGCTGTAACCCGGCGCCGTACCGGCCCACCTGACCGGTCAGCAGTGACAGGTTGATCAGCGCGCGGACGTTGTCCGTGCCGTTGTGGTGCTCGGTGATGCCGAGGGTCCAGCACAGCTGGGCGCGTTCGGCGCGGGCGTAGGTGTGCGCCAACTCCCTTATGGCGCTCGCCGGTACGCCCGTCACCTTCTCGGCGAGGGACAGCGTCCACGGCTCGACCAGTGCCCTGTACTCCTCGAAGCCGGTGGTGGCCCGCTCGATGAAGGCATGGTTGGCCAGGCCCGCGTGGATGATCTCGCGGCCGATCGCGTGCGCCATCGGGATGTCGGTGCCGACGTTGATGCCGAGCCAGCTCTCCGCCCACTCGGCGGTGGAGGTGCGGCGCGGGTCGACGGCGTAGAGCCGGGCGCCGTTGTGGATGCCCTTGAGCACGTGCTGGAAGAAGATCGGGTGGGCGAAGCGGGCGTTGGAGCCCCACATCACGATGACGTCGGTGTGCTCGATCTCCTCGTACGAGGAGGTGCCGCCGCCCGAGCCGAAGGCCGCCGACAGGCCCGCCACGCTCGGGGCGTGGCAGGTGCGGTTGCAGGAGTCGACGTTGTTGGTGCCCATGACGACGCGGGCGAACTTCTGCGCCACGTAGTTCATCTCGTTGGTCGCCCGGGCGCAGGAGAACATGCCGAACGCACCGCGGTTGCGCTCCAGGCCCCGGGCCGCCCGGTCCAGTGCTTCCTCCCAACTCGCCTGCCGGAATGGCTCGTTGCGGGAGTCCCGCACCAGCGGGTGGGTCAGCCGGGTGTAGGTCTTCGGTTGCCGTTTCCTCATGCGGCGCTCCTCAGTGCGAGCAGGTCCGAGATGGCGTGCACGGTGCGCAGGGTGGGCACCTCGACGCCGGTGATCTCCGCCAACTCGACGACGGCGGCGAGCAGTACGTCGAGTTCGAGCGGTTTGCCGCGCTCCAGGTCCTGGAGTGTGGAGGTGCGGTGGTCGCCGACGCGTTCGGCCCCGGCGAGACGGCGTTCGATGGAGACGCCGACCTCGCAGCCGAGCGCCTGGGCGACGGCGAGCGTCTCGGCCATCATCGTCTCGATGACCTTGCGGGTGCCGCCGTGCAGGCACATCTGCCGCATCGTGGCGCGGGCCAGCGCGC
It encodes:
- a CDS encoding molybdopterin oxidoreductase family protein, with protein sequence MRKRQPKTYTRLTHPLVRDSRNEPFRQASWEEALDRAARGLERNRGAFGMFSCARATNEMNYVAQKFARVVMGTNNVDSCNRTCHAPSVAGLSAAFGSGGGTSSYEEIEHTDVIVMWGSNARFAHPIFFQHVLKGIHNGARLYAVDPRRTSTAEWAESWLGINVGTDIPMAHAIGREIIHAGLANHAFIERATTGFEEYRALVEPWTLSLAEKVTGVPASAIRELAHTYARAERAQLCWTLGITEHHNGTDNVRALINLSLLTGQVGRYGAGLQPLRGQNNVQGGGDMGAIPNRLPGFQDILDPDTRLKFESAWDTVIQPHYGLTLTEMFEAMEEGTLGAVYCIGENPAQSEADSEQAVRRFQALDFLVVQDIFLTRTAELADVVLPATAGWAETDGTTTNSERRVQRVRAAVTPPGEAREDIDILCELAARLGHDWKYADAEAVWNELRSVSPDHYGMTYERLAQHQGIQWPCPSTDGLEPTYLHGRLWEKDPARRGMPAPFGIVQHDPPVDLTDEDYPIRLTTGRRLDSYNTGVQSGGYASPLRRGEYIELCPEDAERYGVVVGEEVQVSSRRGAVVAPVWIDTALRPGLAFMTMHFPDEVDTNQLTIEANCPIAGTAEFKASAIRIEKLPVATIVR